The Congregibacter litoralis KT71 genome contains a region encoding:
- a CDS encoding 16S rRNA (uracil(1498)-N(3))-methyltransferase — protein sequence MNLLIVEAEELGANNELELRGRRLLHLNTVLKVQAGDNVRVGQLNGSIGTGTVRSIGEDLAVIDVSLDQPAPAPLALTVVMALPRPKMLRRILRGMAETGIKEIHLINSFRVEKSYWQSPLLQAPALREALLSGLEQAMDTVMPTVHLHRRFRPFAEDSLPALCDGCDALLGDLGAAEDYPASPSSPSLLALGPEGGFIPFEQELIINAGARPVSLGPRMLRLETALHCAVGRHLGGHGDPRSR from the coding sequence GTGAACCTGCTGATCGTTGAAGCAGAGGAACTGGGAGCCAACAATGAGTTAGAGCTCCGGGGCCGCCGCCTGCTGCACCTCAATACGGTGCTCAAGGTGCAGGCCGGCGATAATGTTCGGGTAGGACAGTTAAACGGCAGCATCGGTACGGGCACCGTGCGCAGCATAGGGGAGGATCTTGCCGTCATTGATGTATCCCTGGATCAGCCGGCCCCGGCACCTCTCGCGCTTACCGTCGTCATGGCGTTACCGCGTCCGAAGATGCTCCGACGCATTCTCCGAGGCATGGCGGAAACCGGTATCAAAGAGATACATCTCATCAACAGCTTTCGCGTGGAAAAAAGCTATTGGCAGAGCCCCCTGCTTCAGGCACCGGCGCTGCGGGAGGCGCTGCTCTCGGGTCTGGAGCAGGCCATGGATACCGTCATGCCCACGGTTCACCTGCACCGGCGGTTTCGTCCCTTTGCCGAAGACAGTCTCCCGGCCCTTTGCGATGGCTGCGACGCACTCCTGGGGGATCTTGGCGCGGCGGAGGACTACCCCGCCTCCCCCTCATCACCCAGCCTGCTGGCCCTGGGCCCCGAGGGCGGATTTATACCTTTTGAACAGGAACTCATTATCAACGCCGGAGCGCGACCCGTGTCCCTGGGTCCTCGCATGCTGCGCTTAGAAACCGCGCTCCACTGTGCCGTGGGACGACACCTGGGGGGGCATGGCGACCCACGGTCCCGATAA